The Streptomyces sp. NBC_01298 genome contains the following window.
TGTCCGATTGTTCCACGGGCTCCGGGTGGAGCGCGCTCCGTGGCGGTCCGCCCCAGGGGTGCCGGCAGGGCCTTTCGGCCCCCTCCGGCAGGCCCTTCTCCCGGCGGGCGACCTACGGAATCGCAGGGGTATTGTCAAGAGGTCAAGCCCACATTAACTGGGACAACCGACTCGAATTGGGACGGAGAGCACGCGTGACGCGCAGCGTGTACGTGACGGGTATCGAGCGGGGGGACGGCCGACAGGTCGTCGAGCTGGGCATCATGGAGCTCCTCACCCGCCAGACAGGCCGGGTGGGCGTGTACCGCCCCCTGTTGCACGACGGGCCCGACCGGCTGTTCGACCTCCTCAAGGGCCGGTACCGGATCGAGCAGGACGCCGCGACGGCGTACGGCATGGAGTACCACGAGGCCTCCGCCATCCTGGCCGAGAAGGGTACCGACGAACTGGTCTCCCAGCTCGTGGGCCGCTACCAGAAGGTGGCGCGCGACTACGAGGTCATGCTGGTCCTCGGCACCGACTACGCCGACACCAACCTCCCGGACGAGCTGGCGCTCAACGCCCGCCTCGCCAACGAGCTGGGCGCGCTGGTCATCCCCGTCGTGGGCGGCACCAAGCACCCGGCCGAGGCCGTGCGCGCCGAGACCCGCAACGCCTACCGCGCGTACGAGGCCCTGGGCTGCCACGTGGGCGCGATGGTCGTCAACCGGGTGGCCGCCGAGGACCGCGAGGTGATAGCCGAGCGCCTCGCCGCCAGGCTCCCCGTGCCCTGCTACGTCCTGCCGGACGACAAGCACCTGTCCGCCCCGACGGTCGCCCAGATCACCCGGGCGCTCGGCGGCGAGGTGCTCCTCGGCGACGAGGCCGGACTCGCCCGCGACGCCCTGGACTTCGTCTTCGGCGGGGCCATGCTGCCCAACTTCCTCAACGCCCTGACCCCCGGCTGCCTGGTCGTCACCCCCGGGGACCGCTCCGACCTGGTCATCGGCGCGCTCGCCGCGCACACCTCGGGCACCCCGCCGATCGCCGGTGTGCTGCTGACGCTGAACGAGCGCCCCGGCAAGGACATCCTGACGCTGGCCTCCAAGCTGGCTCCGGGCACCCCGGTGGTGTCGGTGGCGGGCAACAGCTTCCCGACCGCCGCCGAACTCTTCTCGCTGCAGAGCCGGCTGAACTCCGCGACCCCGCGCAAGCTGGAGACCGCGCTCGGCCTGTTCGAACGCCACGTGGACACCGCCGAGCTGCGCGAGGTGCTCTCGGTGGCCCGCTCCGAGCGCGTCACGCCAATGATGTTCGAGAACCAGCTGCTGGAGCAGGCCCGTGCCGAGCGCCGCCGCGTGGTCCTTCCCGAGGGCACCGAGGAACGCGTGCTGCGCGCCGCGGACGTGGTGCTGCGCCGCGGGGTCTGCGACCTCACCCTGCTGGGCGAGGAGCAGGCGATCCTGAAGAAGGCCGCCGACCTGGGCATCGACATCTCGGCCGCCCAGCTCATCGACCCGGCGACCTCCCCACTGCGGGAACGGTTCGCCGAGTACTACGCCAAGGCCCGCGCCCACAAGGGCATGACGGTCGAGCTGGCCCACGACGTGGTCACCGACGTGAACTACTTCGGCACCCTGATGGTCCAGGAGGGCCTCGCCGACGGCATGGTCTCCGGCTCGGTGCACTCCACCGCCGCCACCATCCGCCCGGCCTTCGAGATCATCAAGACCAAGCCCGACGCGTCCATCGTCTCCTCGGTCTTCTTCATGTGCCTGGCCGACAAGGTCCTCGCGTACGGCGACTGCGCCGTGAACCCGGACCCCAACGCCGAGCAGCTCGCCGACATCGCCGTCCAGTCGGCCACCACCGCCGCCGCGTTCGGCCTGGAGCCGCGGATCGCGATGCTCTCGTACTCGACCGGCACCTCCGGCTCGGGCGCGGACGTGGACAAGGTCCGCAAGGCCACCGAGATCGTCCGCGCGCTCCGTCCCGACCTGCTGATCGAGGGTCCGATCCAGTACGACGCCGCCGTGGAGCCCTCGGTCGCCGCGACCAAGCTGCCCGAGTCCGAGGTGGCCGGCCGCGCGACGGTGCTGATCTTCCCCGACCTGAACACCGGCAACAACACGTACAAGGCCGTGCAGCGCTCGGCCGGCGCCGTGGCGGTCGGGCCGGTCCTCCAGGGTCTGCGCAAGCCCGTGAACGACCTCTCGCGCGGCGCTCTGGTCCAGGACATCGTCACCACCGTGGCCATCACCGCGATCCAGGCGCAGTCCCGCCCCCAGCCCACAGCCGGCTGAGCCCTCCACCACCGAGCCCCCGAGCCCCCACCGCAAAGGAAAGACCCTCATCGTGACCGCATCGCGCGTACTCGTCCTCAACTCCGGCTCCTCGTCGGTGAAGTACCAGCTGCTCGACATGGCGGACTCCTCCCGCCTGGCGGTCGGCCTGGTGGAGCGCATCGGCGAGGAGACCTCCCGGCTCAGTCACGAGCCGCTGACCGGGCCGGGGGCCGCGGGCGGCAAGCGCGTGACGAACGGTCCGATCGCCGACCACGGAGCGGCGCTGCGCGCCGTCGCGGCGGAGCTCGCCGCCGACGGGCTGGGTCTGGACTCGCCCGAGCTGGCCGCCGTGGGCCACCGGGTGGTGCACGGCGGGACCAAGTTCACGCACCCGACGCTGATCGACGACGCCGTCCTGGCCGAGATCCGCGCCCTGATCCCGCTCGCCCCGCTGCACAACCCGGCGAACGTGACCGGCATCGAGGTGGCGCGGGAGCTGCGCCCCGACCTGCCGCAGGTCGCCGTCTTCGACACGGCCTTCCACTCGACCATGCCGGAGCACGTGGCGCGGTACGCGATCGACACCGCGACGGCCGACAAGTACTCCATCCGGCGGTACGGGTTCCACGGCACCTCGCACGCCTACGTCGCCCGCGCCACGGCGCGACTCCTCGGCAAGGCCGAGCAGGACGTGAACGTGATCGTGCTCCACCTGGGCAACGGCGCCTCGGCCTCGGCCGTGCACGGCGGGGTCTGCGTGGAGACCTCCATGGGGCTGACCCCGCTGGAGGGCCTGGTCATGGGCACCCGCTCGGGCGATCTGGACCCCGCGGTCGTCTTCCACCTGGCCCGGGTCGGGGGCATGTCCGTCGACGAGATCGACTCGCTGCTCAACAAGAAGAGCGGTCTGCTGGGTCTGTGCGGCGACAACGACATGCGCGAGGTGCAGCGGCGGGCGGCGGAGGGCGACGCCTCCGCGCGGCTGGCGCTGGCCTCGTACATCCACCGTCTGAAGAAGTACATCGGCGCCTACTCGGCGGTACTCGGACGGGTGGACGCGGTCGCCTTCACGGCGGGCGTGGGCGAGAACTCCTCCGACATCCGGGAGATGGCCCTGGCCGGTCTGGCCGAACTGGGCCTGGCCCTCGACCTGGAGGCCAACTCGGTACGGTCTCCCGAGCCGCGCCTGGTGTCCGCGGAGTACGCGCGGGTGGCGGTGGCCGTGGTCCCGACGGACGAGGAACTGGAGATCGCCAGCCAGACGTACGCGCTGGTTACCGGCTAGTCACTTTGGACTTTCCGCCAGGTGGAATATTCCGCTACGAAACAAACCGATAGGATCCGCTCCATGCGCCGTTCCAAAATCGTCTGCACGCTGGGCCCCGCCGTCGACTCTTACGAGCAGCTGAAAGCTCTCGTAGAGGCCGGTATGAACGTGGCCCGATTCAACTTCAGCCACGGCTCCCAGGCAGAACACCAGGAGCGGTACGACCGCGTCCGGAAGGTCTCCGAGGACACCGGGCGCGCCGTCGGCGTCCTCGCCGACCTCCAGGGCCCGAAGATCCGCCTGGAGACCTTCGCCGAGGGTCCCGTCGAGCTCGTCCGCGGTGACGAGTTCATCATCACCACCGAAGACGTCCCGGGTGACAAGTCGATCTGCGGCACGACCTACAAGGGTCTGCCGGGCGACGTCTCCAAGGGCGACCAGATCCTGATCA
Protein-coding sequences here:
- the pta gene encoding phosphate acetyltransferase, translated to MTRSVYVTGIERGDGRQVVELGIMELLTRQTGRVGVYRPLLHDGPDRLFDLLKGRYRIEQDAATAYGMEYHEASAILAEKGTDELVSQLVGRYQKVARDYEVMLVLGTDYADTNLPDELALNARLANELGALVIPVVGGTKHPAEAVRAETRNAYRAYEALGCHVGAMVVNRVAAEDREVIAERLAARLPVPCYVLPDDKHLSAPTVAQITRALGGEVLLGDEAGLARDALDFVFGGAMLPNFLNALTPGCLVVTPGDRSDLVIGALAAHTSGTPPIAGVLLTLNERPGKDILTLASKLAPGTPVVSVAGNSFPTAAELFSLQSRLNSATPRKLETALGLFERHVDTAELREVLSVARSERVTPMMFENQLLEQARAERRRVVLPEGTEERVLRAADVVLRRGVCDLTLLGEEQAILKKAADLGIDISAAQLIDPATSPLRERFAEYYAKARAHKGMTVELAHDVVTDVNYFGTLMVQEGLADGMVSGSVHSTAATIRPAFEIIKTKPDASIVSSVFFMCLADKVLAYGDCAVNPDPNAEQLADIAVQSATTAAAFGLEPRIAMLSYSTGTSGSGADVDKVRKATEIVRALRPDLLIEGPIQYDAAVEPSVAATKLPESEVAGRATVLIFPDLNTGNNTYKAVQRSAGAVAVGPVLQGLRKPVNDLSRGALVQDIVTTVAITAIQAQSRPQPTAG
- a CDS encoding acetate/propionate family kinase, which gives rise to MTASRVLVLNSGSSSVKYQLLDMADSSRLAVGLVERIGEETSRLSHEPLTGPGAAGGKRVTNGPIADHGAALRAVAAELAADGLGLDSPELAAVGHRVVHGGTKFTHPTLIDDAVLAEIRALIPLAPLHNPANVTGIEVARELRPDLPQVAVFDTAFHSTMPEHVARYAIDTATADKYSIRRYGFHGTSHAYVARATARLLGKAEQDVNVIVLHLGNGASASAVHGGVCVETSMGLTPLEGLVMGTRSGDLDPAVVFHLARVGGMSVDEIDSLLNKKSGLLGLCGDNDMREVQRRAAEGDASARLALASYIHRLKKYIGAYSAVLGRVDAVAFTAGVGENSSDIREMALAGLAELGLALDLEANSVRSPEPRLVSAEYARVAVAVVPTDEELEIASQTYALVTG